In Labilibaculum sp. DW002, the genomic window TAAATTACTGTACTTGGAGTTTCAAGTGTTCTTCTTTTTTGCGCACTAACATTCCATTGCAAGCAGATAATGGTAAGAAATACCATTGAGGTTCTAAATATCATTCGGCTCATTACAATCTATATTTTTTATTTTTGAATTCGCTATTATTAGTAACGCTAGACGACCTAGCTTAATTATGCTGGAGTAATCATTTTTTTAGTTTTAACCATGCTTTTGGCAAATAGTCGATAATATCACTTGCTGTAAGCGCTTCAATTCCAAGATCAACAGATGCCAAATCGCCAGCTAAACCATGTAAATACACTCCTATTATTGCTGCCACATGGGAAGAATACCCTTGCGATAACAAAGATAATATTATTCCAGTTAGTACATCACCACTTCCTGCGGTTGCCATTCCAGGATTTCCTGTCGGATTAAAATAACAACTTCCTTCCGGACAACAAATTGCAGTGTAAGCTCCTTTTAAAACCAATGTAAGCTGATGTTCTTTAGCAAATTCTCTTTGCATACAGTTTCTTGTATAACTATCCTTTGATTTTCCGACCAAACGTTCAAATTCTTTCATATGAGGCGTAAATACACAGCCCATTGGCAAGTCATCTTTTAACTCAGGATGTTCACCAATAATATTGATCGCATCTGCATCCAAGACCATCGGTACTTTCACCTCTTTTAGCAAATCGATCATTGCCTTGTAGGAATTCTGTTTTTTATCAATTCCAGGACCAATAGCTATTGCCTTAAATTGATCTAAATTTGGGAATTCAGTAAAAATAATATCCGATCGATCGATACTAACCATGGTTTCAGGCACTGCAGTTTGCATTATTTGATAACCCAAACGTGGAATATGAGAAGTCAGCAAACCTATTCCCGAACGCAAACTAGCGCGAGATGCCAAAATAGCTGCGCCCATTTTGCCATAACTACCACTAATTAGTAAACCATGCCCATAAGTTCCTTTGTGATCGAACTTCTTTCTTGGCATTAAAAGAGATTTTACAAATTCTCTATTTAGTATTTTATAAGGGGTCAATTCTGATTTTATAATTTCTTGATGCAAGTCGATTGGAAGTACTTCCCATTCGCCTACATATTTAGCATTTTCAGGAAATAGAAAAGCCAATTTAGGAAACTGAAAACTTAAGGTGTAATCTGCTTGAACAATTCCTCTCGTATTGTTCGTAGAATTATCTTCACACATCAATCCTGATGGCACATCGATAGAAACAACATTGGCCTCGCTAGCATTTATAGCATTCACGATTTCAAGAGCCAATCCACTTAATGGTCTTGACAAACCTGACCCAAAGACAGCATCAATTACGATGTCATCTGGAAACAACCAAGGCATATTATCAATGGAGGTAAGCTCATAAATATCCAGGTTCTTTTTGTTTTGAATTCGGCTCAAGTTTACCTGAGCATCTGAAGCTATTTTATCACTTATTTTTAGCAGAAATACTTCTACAGAGTAGTTCTTCTCAGCAAGCATTCGAGCTACAGCCAAACCATCTCCTCCATTATTCCCAGGTCCAATAAATATCTTGCAATTCTGAGGAGAAGGAAATTTCCCAACGATCCAATTATAAATTTTAGATGAAGCTCTTTCCATTAAATCAATAGAAGCAATTGGCTCGTGTTCTATAGTGAATGTATCAATTTTTGAAATTTGTTCGGCCGAGAATACTTTCATATCAATTAAGTTTTAAATTTTGACTCTGAAATAAAGAAAAAAGAATTAGACTACTGCTCGTAAAATAAGTATCTAACCACTTGCTAATTTGCATTTAATGGTAGCCAGTTTATTTCGATTTTTCGTATGCTTCTAGTATCCAAGCTTTCAATTCATTATCAATTTCCGACAATTCAGAAATTCTCACTCTATGGGTACACATTGTTCCAAAAGGTCCAGAGCTTTCAAGCCTATTCGCTATTGGCTTGTCTTTTATTTTCAAGCCTAAATCAATTCTTGTTTTGGTTGCGGGTTTAATTAAAACAAATTGTCGTTTACGAATAATGCTGACACTTCCTTTTTTGGGAGTAATAGTAACATCAGAACCTAAGGTTTTAAGATACTTGATAAGTTCTTCGTAGATCGGAATTAATTCTTCTTTTCCCTTGTATTGAGATTCCACAAGATCTTCTGATGTATTATCTTCTTCTTTTGATAGTGTTACAATTGTATTCGCAAACCCATGTGTAACATTATATTCAGATTTTAGATATTTAACCCCTTCCGAATGTTTTTCGAATGATTTTTTTTTCAATATTTTTTTCCATTCTTCTAATGATTTACCCGTTTTTTCAGGCATATTTTCAATCATCGTCTTCAGTGCAGGATCCATAAGTCAATTTTTTGTTGGCTACAATACCGAAAATACTCGGTTACATCTTACTATTTCTAATGCTTTGGGCTTGTATATCAAAGATACTAAACTTTTCAATTCCATATTTGCTTACGAAAACGTTTTAAATAGACTCATTCTGCTAACAAATCATTACTCTCTTTTGTTTTTTTTTATATATTTGTCCATCTCATGAAAACAAGTAAAAACTATTAATAATTAAAACAAACAACTATGTTTAAAGGACATCCTAAAGGTCTGATTCCTGCTGCTTTAGCAAATATGGGTGAAAGATTCGGATTCTATACCATGATGGCTATCTTGGTATTATTCTTACAAGCTAAATTCGGTTTAGATGGAACCGCTGCTGGTTGGATTTATGCAACTTTCTATTCATCTATCTATTTCCTTGCTATTTTAGGTGGTGTTATTGCCGATAAAACTAAAAACTACAAAGGAACTATTCTCGCAGGTTTATTAATGATGGCTTTTGGATACGTGCTTCTTGCAATTCCAACTCCAACTCCAGTTCCAAACTTAACTTTATACCTAGTTGCAACCTGTGTTGCTTTAGCTGTAATTGCATTTGGTAATGGTTTATTCAAAGGTAACTTACAAGCCTTAGTAGGTCAGATGTACGATGATCCTAAGTATGATAAGGTTAGAGACTCAGGTTTCTCTTTATTCTATATGTTTATTAATATTGGTGGTATTTTTGCTCCAATGATTGCTCCATCTATTAGAAGTTGGTGGTTAGCAAGATCCGGTTTTGAATACAATGCCAATCTTCCTGAGCTATGTCATCAACACCTAGGCGGTACGCTTACAGAAAAAGCAGCGGAAAGATTTCATGAAATTGCAAACCAAGTAAGTGCTTCTCCTATTACTGACTATACTGCTTTTTGTAATGATTACTTAAATGTATTTAATGAAGGTTTCCATTATGCATTTGCTGTTGCGATTGTTGCTATGTTAATTTCATTGGTTATCTATCTTAAGAATAAAGCTAACTTCCCAGATCCTGCGAAAAAAGCTGCTGAAGCTAAAGCAAACAACACAACCGTTACTCAGATGGATGTTAAGGAAGTTAAGCAAAGAATCTACGCTTTATTAGCGGTATTCGGAGTTGTTATCTTCTTCTGGTTCTCTTTCCACCAAAATGGTTTAACTCTTACTATGTTTGCTAGAGATTATACTGTACTTAATATTGGTGGCTTTAGTTTTGATCCAGAGATTTTCCAAATGGCTAATCCATTCTTCGTAGTATTCTTAACTCCAGTTGTTGTAGGTATCTTCGGATGGTTACGTAACCGTGGAATTGAGCCATCTACCCCTAAGAAGATTGCAATTGGTATGTTTATCGCTGCATTAGCTTATGTATTGATGACTTTTGGTTCTCTTAATGTACCATTGTTCTCTGAAGTAACTGAGATGGGTGGTCTTCCTGAGGCTGATAAAGTAACTCCATTCCTATTGGTTGGTGCTTACTTCATCTTAACTGTTGCTGAGCTTTTCATTAGTCCACTTGGAATTTCTTTCGTATCGAAAGTAGCTCCTCCTCAGTATCAAGGTCTAATGCAAGGTCTTTGGTTAGGTGCAACAGGTGCTGGTAACCAGTTATTAGTATTTGGTGCTATGCTTTACGTTGGAGTACCTATCTGGTTAACTTGGACAGTATTTATTGGTGCATGTGCTATCTCAATGATCATCATGCTTGTAATGGTAAAATGGTTAGAAAGAGTTTCTGAATAAGAAATACAAATAATATATCAAAAACCGCCTCATATATGAGGCGGTTTTTTTATGCCATAAACTTCCTTATTTAAAATTCTATTGGTTAATCAATAAAATCAAACAGAAAATCCCTCTCCTATTTCAGACTTAAAGGTATTTTATATTATATTTGCTTATTCAAAACTATTCTAAATAAAACCTCATGTTTGAGAAACTTAAAAAACGTTGGGAGATCAATTCAAATCTTCAACTAATATTAATCCTTATTACCTTTTCCATAACTGGTAGTCTTTCAGTTATGGTGAGGAAACCAATATTTGAATACCTTTCTATTGGGCCCGAAACCAACCTGATGATCAAAATAATAATGAGTATTATTATCATCACTCCAGCTTATCAAATCCTATTATTAATTGTAGGTAGTATACTAGGGCAATTTCGATTTTTCTGGAATTTTGAAAAGAAAATGATTAGTCGCTTTTCATCTAAGAAAAAGAAAAACACCATTCACAAAGAAGCATAATTCAGAATATTACTAAAGACAACACACGCAACAATAATCCTCTATGCATAAAGAAGAAATCGCAGAGAAATTTAAACAACTACAAGATAGAATTACCAAGGCCATTGAGACTACTGATGGAAAAGCATCCTTTATTGAAGATCTTTGGGAACGAGATGGCGGTGGAGGCGGAAGAAGCCGAGTAATAAAAGAGGGAAATACAATTGAAAAAGGTGGGGTTAATTTCTCCGCTGTTCATGGTCCTCTTCCTGAAAAAATTAAAACTAAGCTCAATGTAAAAGGCGATGAGTTTTTTGCAACTGGCGTATCGCTTATTATGCATCCAGAGAATCCTTATGTACCCATTGTTCACATGAATGTTAGATATTTTGAGCTTAATGATGGTACCTATTGGTTTGGAGGAGGCATTGATCTTACACCAATATACATTGACAAGAAAGAAGCCGCAAACTTTCATCAGGCTCTAAAAACAATTTGTGGAAAATACAATCCTGATTTTTATCCAAAATTTAAAACTTGGGCTGATGATTATTTCTTTTTAAGCCATAGAGATGAGACAAGGGGTGTTGGGGGGATTTTCTTCGATCATCTAAATGATTCAACAGGTTTATCAAAAGATGACCTATTCGCTTTTGTAATTGAAATTGGACAGCTCTTTGCTCCACTCTATGCAGCAATCATGAAAAATAAAGCTGATTATTCATACACTGAGCAAGAAAAAGATTGGCAATTGCATCGACGTGGACGTTATGTGGAATTTAACCTTCTACAAGATAAAGGAACTCGTTTTGGAATAGACACCAATGGGCGTACCGAATCCATATTAGTAAGTATGCCGCCTGAAGTAAAGTGGACTTATCAATACGAGATTAAATCAAATTCCAAAGAGGAACAAACCTTAAATCTATTAAAGAAAGATATCGATTGGATTGCCTAATTCTTCAAATAGGTACAACAAAGTAGCTGCATATTTGTTTTATCTGTAAAAGAAAATTTTTATTATTTTTAGTAAACGAAAGTTCTGTATACATTAGTCCATTCTATTTCTCTTAAACGAACAAGCAACATGTCGAAAAAAACAACTGTTCTTCTTATCAATCTTGGCACCCCTAAAAGCCCAAGTGTTAAAGACGTACGCTCATACTTAAAGGAGTTTCTAAATGACAAACGAGTTATTGATATTCCCTGGCTTCTTCGTAAGATATTAGTCAACCTTATCATTATTCCATTTCGGGCAAAATCTTCTTCAAAAATATATAAAGAGCTCTGGACACCTAAAGGTTCTCCTTTAATGATATATGCTGAAAAGGTACAGAAACTGCTTCAAGACAAATTGGATGATAATTATACGGTTGAAATGGCAATGCGCTATCAGCAACCATCCATGAAAAGTGTCTTGGCTAAAATCCAAAAAGAGATGCCCGCAAAACTGATCATTTTCCCAATGTATCCTCAGTACGCTTCTTCATCAACAGGTTCGACTATAGAAAGGGTTATGGAATTGATGAAATCATGGGAAGTTATTCCTGAGGTTAATATCATCAATCAGTTTTTCGAAGACCCTGATTACATCAAAATTATTGCCGATAATGCACGCAAGAATAATTTGGATGATTTTGAACATTTTGTTTTCTCATTTCATGGACTTCCCATCAGACAAATTAATAAAGTACACCCTGGAAGAAATTGTAAAACCTGTGATTGTGATAAAAAATTCAATCGTGAAACCGACTACTATTGCTATAAATCTACTTGTTACGAAAATGCCAGATTAATCGCCCAAGAACTAAATATTCCTAAAGAAAAGTATACAGTCGGCTTTCAATCTCGATTAGACAAAGATTGGCTTGAGCCATTTGCAGATAAACTGATGGTTAAGCTAGCAAAAGAGGGTAAGAAGAACATTATGGTTTTTAGCCCTGCTTTTGTTGCAGATTGCTTAGAAACAACCATAGAAATTGGCATTGAATATCGAGAAATATTTGAAGAAAACGGTGGCGAAAAACTAGCTTTGGTAGAAAGCCTTAACGATCATCCTAAATGGATTGAAACTTTAAAAGACTTGGTAGTTAAGTCTTAATTTTCGAAGCTATTTATTAAATCGATCATCTGATTTTAAGGTCTTATTTTTTTCATGCCAATTTTCATCCAGCCAGCCAGAAACCGCATCTGGACGATTATCAAATTTTGAAAAGAAAGGTTTAATATCAATTAAAGGTGTTCCATTTAGAATATCAACATCTTCAACTAGTATGTTGTTACCTTCAATACCTAATACTTT contains:
- a CDS encoding NAD(P)H-hydrate dehydratase; translation: MKVFSAEQISKIDTFTIEHEPIASIDLMERASSKIYNWIVGKFPSPQNCKIFIGPGNNGGDGLAVARMLAEKNYSVEVFLLKISDKIASDAQVNLSRIQNKKNLDIYELTSIDNMPWLFPDDIVIDAVFGSGLSRPLSGLALEIVNAINASEANVVSIDVPSGLMCEDNSTNNTRGIVQADYTLSFQFPKLAFLFPENAKYVGEWEVLPIDLHQEIIKSELTPYKILNREFVKSLLMPRKKFDHKGTYGHGLLISGSYGKMGAAILASRASLRSGIGLLTSHIPRLGYQIMQTAVPETMVSIDRSDIIFTEFPNLDQFKAIAIGPGIDKKQNSYKAMIDLLKEVKVPMVLDADAINIIGEHPELKDDLPMGCVFTPHMKEFERLVGKSKDSYTRNCMQREFAKEHQLTLVLKGAYTAICCPEGSCYFNPTGNPGMATAGSGDVLTGIILSLLSQGYSSHVAAIIGVYLHGLAGDLASVDLGIEALTASDIIDYLPKAWLKLKK
- a CDS encoding DUF4287 domain-containing protein, whose translation is MDPALKTMIENMPEKTGKSLEEWKKILKKKSFEKHSEGVKYLKSEYNVTHGFANTIVTLSKEEDNTSEDLVESQYKGKEELIPIYEELIKYLKTLGSDVTITPKKGSVSIIRKRQFVLIKPATKTRIDLGLKIKDKPIANRLESSGPFGTMCTHRVRISELSEIDNELKAWILEAYEKSK
- a CDS encoding peptide MFS transporter, which translates into the protein MFKGHPKGLIPAALANMGERFGFYTMMAILVLFLQAKFGLDGTAAGWIYATFYSSIYFLAILGGVIADKTKNYKGTILAGLLMMAFGYVLLAIPTPTPVPNLTLYLVATCVALAVIAFGNGLFKGNLQALVGQMYDDPKYDKVRDSGFSLFYMFINIGGIFAPMIAPSIRSWWLARSGFEYNANLPELCHQHLGGTLTEKAAERFHEIANQVSASPITDYTAFCNDYLNVFNEGFHYAFAVAIVAMLISLVIYLKNKANFPDPAKKAAEAKANNTTVTQMDVKEVKQRIYALLAVFGVVIFFWFSFHQNGLTLTMFARDYTVLNIGGFSFDPEIFQMANPFFVVFLTPVVVGIFGWLRNRGIEPSTPKKIAIGMFIAALAYVLMTFGSLNVPLFSEVTEMGGLPEADKVTPFLLVGAYFILTVAELFISPLGISFVSKVAPPQYQGLMQGLWLGATGAGNQLLVFGAMLYVGVPIWLTWTVFIGACAISMIIMLVMVKWLERVSE
- a CDS encoding DUF6787 family protein: MFEKLKKRWEINSNLQLILILITFSITGSLSVMVRKPIFEYLSIGPETNLMIKIIMSIIIITPAYQILLLIVGSILGQFRFFWNFEKKMISRFSSKKKKNTIHKEA
- the hemF gene encoding oxygen-dependent coproporphyrinogen oxidase, encoding MHKEEIAEKFKQLQDRITKAIETTDGKASFIEDLWERDGGGGGRSRVIKEGNTIEKGGVNFSAVHGPLPEKIKTKLNVKGDEFFATGVSLIMHPENPYVPIVHMNVRYFELNDGTYWFGGGIDLTPIYIDKKEAANFHQALKTICGKYNPDFYPKFKTWADDYFFLSHRDETRGVGGIFFDHLNDSTGLSKDDLFAFVIEIGQLFAPLYAAIMKNKADYSYTEQEKDWQLHRRGRYVEFNLLQDKGTRFGIDTNGRTESILVSMPPEVKWTYQYEIKSNSKEEQTLNLLKKDIDWIA
- the hemH gene encoding ferrochelatase; translation: MSKKTTVLLINLGTPKSPSVKDVRSYLKEFLNDKRVIDIPWLLRKILVNLIIIPFRAKSSSKIYKELWTPKGSPLMIYAEKVQKLLQDKLDDNYTVEMAMRYQQPSMKSVLAKIQKEMPAKLIIFPMYPQYASSSTGSTIERVMELMKSWEVIPEVNIINQFFEDPDYIKIIADNARKNNLDDFEHFVFSFHGLPIRQINKVHPGRNCKTCDCDKKFNRETDYYCYKSTCYENARLIAQELNIPKEKYTVGFQSRLDKDWLEPFADKLMVKLAKEGKKNIMVFSPAFVADCLETTIEIGIEYREIFEENGGEKLALVESLNDHPKWIETLKDLVVKS